A region from the Pseudonocardia petroleophila genome encodes:
- a CDS encoding response regulator transcription factor: MTVRVVVADDQAAIRTGLVMILDSAPDVEVVAEVGDGLAAVRAAAELRPDLVLMDIRMPGIDGIEATRRLADTCPVLVLTTFDLDDYVDGALAAGAAGFLLKSVSAPQLLDAVRAVARGDGVLAPEVTRRVLARLAAPVRRSEPPAGLADLTPRETDVLGCLGRGLSNAEIADALVITEATTKTHVSRVLAKLGVRSRVQAAIAAQEAGLS, encoded by the coding sequence ATGACCGTCCGCGTGGTGGTCGCCGACGACCAGGCCGCGATCCGCACCGGCCTGGTGATGATCCTCGACTCGGCGCCGGACGTGGAGGTCGTCGCGGAGGTGGGTGACGGGCTCGCGGCGGTCCGCGCGGCCGCCGAGCTGCGCCCCGACCTCGTGCTCATGGACATCCGGATGCCCGGCATCGACGGGATCGAGGCGACGCGGCGGCTCGCCGACACCTGCCCGGTGCTCGTCCTGACGACGTTCGACCTCGACGACTACGTCGACGGTGCGCTCGCCGCGGGCGCCGCCGGGTTCCTGCTGAAGTCGGTGTCGGCCCCGCAGCTGCTCGACGCCGTGCGCGCGGTGGCCCGCGGCGACGGGGTCCTCGCCCCGGAGGTCACCCGCCGGGTGCTGGCCCGGCTGGCCGCCCCGGTGCGCCGCTCCGAGCCGCCCGCCGGGCTCGCCGACCTCACCCCGCGCGAGACCGACGTGCTCGGCTGCCTGGGTCGCGGCCTGTCCAACGCCGAGATCGCCGACGCGCTGGTGATCACCGAGGCGACCACGAAGACCCACGTGTCCCGGGTGCTCGCGAAGCTCGGCGTGCGCTCGCGGGTGCAGGCGGCGATCGCGGCGCAGGAGGCCGGGCTGTCCTGA
- the thiD gene encoding bifunctional hydroxymethylpyrimidine kinase/phosphomethylpyrimidine kinase: MKPTVGTTPPRVLTIAGTDSGGGAGVAADLRAMAACGVHGCVAVTAVTVQNTLGVSGVHVLPPETVAAQIETVASDIGLDAAKTGMLAGRPTIEAIVAACDRAGIGAGGRTPFVVDPVAASMHGDPLLADDALDAFRDLLFPRATLVTPNLDEVRLLVGVEVHDRAGQYDAAKTLHALGPRHVLVKGGHLAEDADVCVDLLYDGHTFTELPGPRFATGHTHGGGDNMASAIASGLARGLDVPAAVALGKRYITEAVRHAYPLGAGHGPVSPLWAVRPWWTG; the protein is encoded by the coding sequence ATGAAACCGACCGTGGGCACCACCCCGCCGCGCGTGCTGACGATCGCCGGCACCGACTCCGGCGGCGGCGCGGGCGTCGCGGCCGACCTGCGGGCGATGGCGGCGTGCGGCGTGCACGGCTGCGTCGCCGTCACGGCGGTCACCGTCCAGAACACGCTCGGGGTCAGCGGGGTGCACGTGCTGCCGCCGGAGACGGTCGCGGCGCAGATCGAGACGGTGGCCTCCGACATCGGGCTCGACGCCGCGAAGACCGGGATGCTCGCCGGGCGCCCGACGATCGAGGCGATCGTGGCGGCGTGCGACCGCGCCGGGATCGGGGCGGGCGGGCGCACGCCGTTCGTCGTCGACCCGGTGGCGGCCTCGATGCACGGCGACCCCCTGCTCGCCGACGACGCCCTCGACGCCTTCCGCGACCTGCTGTTCCCGCGCGCCACGCTGGTCACCCCCAACCTCGACGAGGTGCGGCTGCTGGTCGGCGTCGAGGTGCACGACCGCGCGGGCCAGTACGACGCGGCGAAGACGCTGCACGCGCTCGGCCCGCGCCACGTGCTCGTCAAGGGCGGGCACCTGGCCGAGGACGCCGACGTGTGCGTCGACCTCCTCTACGACGGGCACACCTTCACCGAGCTGCCCGGCCCCCGCTTCGCCACGGGCCACACCCACGGCGGCGGCGACAACATGGCCTCGGCGATCGCCTCCGGGCTCGCCCGCGGGCTCGACGTGCCCGCCGCCGTCGCGCTCGGGAAGCGCTACATCACCGAGGCGGTCCGGCACGCGTACCCGCTCGGGGCCGGGCACGGTCCGGTGTCGCCGCTGTGGGCGGTGCGACCGTGGTGGACCGGCTGA
- a CDS encoding serine/threonine-protein kinase, with protein MSTDGEGEPEGRLVAGRYRLGPVIGIGSSAVVRRGRDVRNGVRVAVKLFHPGGSVHDRRQQRREMDALSRLDQHPGLVGLRDGGTESGRPFVVTDLVEGPTLAEQIGVAPLPPAQVRRLGAELADALAHVHDGGIVHRDVKPANVLLGDGTHAHLADFGIAKALDGAAVTEAGMIVGTAAFLAPEQARGEAVGPPADVYALGLVLLEALTGRREYPGRAAESATARLHRRPHVPDGLPADLGAVLVAMTEDDPAARPTAAAVAAALAATPLHAAPSAAGGGRHRRSHPRRRRAVVPLAATALVLAAAGGTALLLGPEDPAPVVASPAVVPAAGER; from the coding sequence GTGAGCACCGACGGCGAGGGCGAGCCAGAGGGCCGGCTCGTCGCCGGCCGTTACCGGCTCGGTCCGGTGATCGGGATCGGGTCCTCGGCGGTGGTGCGCCGCGGTCGCGACGTCCGCAACGGCGTCCGGGTCGCGGTGAAGCTGTTCCACCCCGGCGGCTCGGTGCACGACCGCCGCCAGCAGCGCCGGGAGATGGACGCGCTGTCACGGCTGGACCAGCATCCCGGGCTCGTCGGCCTGCGCGACGGGGGGACCGAGTCGGGGCGCCCGTTCGTCGTCACCGACCTGGTGGAGGGCCCCACGCTCGCCGAGCAGATCGGGGTCGCGCCGCTGCCGCCCGCGCAGGTCCGCCGCCTCGGCGCGGAGCTCGCCGACGCCCTCGCGCACGTCCACGACGGCGGCATCGTGCACCGCGACGTGAAGCCCGCGAACGTGCTGCTCGGCGACGGCACGCACGCGCACCTCGCCGACTTCGGCATCGCGAAGGCCCTCGACGGCGCCGCCGTCACCGAGGCCGGGATGATCGTCGGGACCGCCGCGTTCCTCGCCCCCGAGCAGGCCCGCGGGGAGGCCGTCGGCCCGCCCGCCGACGTCTACGCGCTCGGCCTCGTGCTGCTGGAGGCGCTCACCGGCCGCCGCGAGTACCCGGGCCGCGCCGCGGAGTCGGCGACGGCCCGCCTGCACCGCCGCCCGCACGTCCCCGACGGGCTCCCCGCCGACCTCGGCGCCGTGCTGGTCGCGATGACCGAGGACGACCCCGCGGCCCGGCCCACGGCCGCCGCGGTGGCGGCGGCGCTCGCCGCGACCCCGCTGCACGCCGCACCCTCCGCGGCGGGTGGGGGACGGCACCGCCGCAGCCACCCCCGCCGCCGACGCGCGGTGGTGCCGCTGGCGGCCACCGCCCTCGTCCTGGCCGCGGCGGGCGGCACCGCCCTCCTGCTCGGGCCCGAGGATCCGGCCCCCGTCGTCGCCAGTCCCGCGGTGGTCCCGGCGGCCGGGGAGCGCTGA
- a CDS encoding FAD binding domain-containing protein, with translation MIPVGFAYERPDTLDGALALLAEHGDEATVLAGGHSILPVMKLRLATPELVIDIGRLTELDYVRVDGDEVAIGAGTKHRTVEASEVVGAEVPLLAAVARTVGDPQIRHRGTLGGSLAHADPASDLPAAVLALGGTVVLRGPRGERSVPITEFYTGMFSSVKEPDELITEVRVPRTGAAGWAYEKFTRRANDWAIVAVAAVDGRVGLVNMGPTPLRATATEAALADGASIADAAALAAEGTEPTADLTATADYRRHLARVLTKRALTTAAAGA, from the coding sequence ATGATCCCCGTCGGTTTCGCCTACGAGCGTCCGGACACCCTCGACGGCGCGCTCGCGCTGCTCGCCGAGCACGGCGACGAGGCCACGGTCCTGGCGGGCGGGCACTCGATCCTGCCCGTCATGAAGCTGCGGCTGGCCACCCCCGAGCTGGTCATCGACATCGGCAGGCTCACGGAGCTGGACTACGTGCGCGTCGACGGCGACGAGGTCGCGATCGGGGCGGGCACCAAGCACCGCACCGTCGAGGCCTCGGAGGTCGTAGGTGCGGAGGTGCCGCTGCTCGCGGCCGTCGCGCGCACCGTCGGCGACCCGCAGATCCGCCACCGCGGCACGCTCGGCGGCTCGCTGGCGCACGCCGACCCGGCGTCGGACCTGCCGGCCGCCGTCCTCGCGCTCGGCGGCACGGTCGTGCTGCGCGGGCCGCGGGGCGAGCGCTCGGTGCCGATCACGGAGTTCTACACCGGGATGTTCTCCTCGGTGAAGGAGCCGGACGAGCTGATCACCGAGGTCCGGGTGCCGCGCACCGGGGCCGCGGGCTGGGCGTACGAGAAGTTCACGCGCCGGGCCAACGACTGGGCGATCGTCGCGGTCGCCGCCGTCGACGGGCGGGTGGGGCTGGTCAACATGGGCCCGACGCCGTTGCGGGCCACGGCCACCGAGGCCGCGCTGGCCGACGGGGCGTCGATCGCCGACGCCGCGGCGCTGGCCGCCGAGGGCACCGAGCCCACGGCGGACCTGACGGCCACGGCCGACTACCGGCGTCACCTGGCCCGGGTCCTGACCAAGCGGGCCCTGACGACGGCCGCCGCCGGCGCCTGA
- a CDS encoding xanthine dehydrogenase family protein molybdopterin-binding subunit, giving the protein MSIMGTRVVRREDPLFLSRGATYTDDLTDDRLTGALHLTLVRSPLAHARITSVDVEEARRAPGVVAVITGAEIDLEPALLFGGANKGMVRSWLPTDKVRFVGEPVVAVLTEEAYQGQDAADLVEIDYDPLPAVVDLKAAASDEVLLFEEVGTNTSNGFGLKDEFDEHLFDDCEVVVTKEIVNQRLAAASLETRAASAAWGEDGRLTLWCSTQAAQGARDEVAGWLGVDSSQVHVITPDVGGGFGAKIGADPEFALVAWLAKHTGRPVRWNETRSENMTGMVQGRAQLQTVTIGGNRDGKVLAYRLDVLADAGAYPRLGAVLPMFTRMMAPGVYDIPKVESRARVLVTTTTSTAAYRGAGRPEATAAIERSMDMFAAEIGMDPAEVRRRNLLQPEQFPLTTKGGAPYDSGEYEKALDKVLEGAGYSELRAEQKRRREAGEVVQLGIGVSVFVEITGGGAFSEDASVEVHPDGTVTVLTGTSPHGQGHATAWAMLASEHLGIGIDKITVLHGDTDLIPRGSGTMGSRSLQTGGVAVYQAAGELVELAKQRAADLLEANVDDLEVVDGSVNVRGTDKGVTLAALAEKEKLQVDSNFDSGAPTFPFGAHVAVVEVDVESGKAVVDRIITVDDAGPVLNPLLCEGQRHGGIAQGISQALLEEVVYDADGNPLTATFADYAFPSAAELPSFTLLDMATPTHINPLGAKGIGEAGTIGATPAVQSAVVDAVSHLGVRHIDMPTSPLRVWEAINAAAQEGAK; this is encoded by the coding sequence ATGAGCATCATGGGCACGCGCGTGGTCCGCAGAGAGGACCCCCTCTTCCTCTCGCGGGGTGCCACCTACACCGACGACCTGACCGACGACCGGCTCACCGGTGCGCTGCACCTGACGCTGGTCCGGTCCCCGCTCGCGCACGCGCGCATCACCTCCGTCGACGTCGAGGAGGCCCGTCGGGCCCCCGGCGTCGTCGCGGTGATCACCGGCGCGGAGATCGACCTCGAGCCCGCGCTGCTGTTCGGCGGCGCGAACAAGGGCATGGTCCGGTCCTGGCTGCCGACCGACAAGGTCCGCTTCGTCGGGGAGCCGGTCGTGGCCGTCCTCACCGAGGAGGCCTACCAGGGCCAGGACGCCGCCGACCTCGTGGAGATCGACTACGACCCGCTCCCCGCGGTCGTCGACCTCAAGGCCGCCGCCTCGGACGAGGTGCTGCTGTTCGAGGAGGTCGGCACCAACACCTCCAACGGCTTCGGGCTGAAGGACGAGTTCGACGAGCACCTGTTCGACGACTGCGAGGTCGTCGTCACGAAGGAGATCGTCAACCAGCGCCTCGCCGCGGCGTCGCTGGAGACCCGTGCCGCGAGCGCCGCGTGGGGCGAGGACGGGCGGCTCACGCTCTGGTGCTCCACCCAGGCCGCCCAGGGCGCCCGCGACGAGGTGGCCGGCTGGCTCGGCGTCGACTCCTCGCAGGTGCACGTGATCACCCCCGACGTGGGCGGCGGGTTCGGCGCGAAGATCGGCGCCGACCCCGAGTTCGCGCTCGTCGCGTGGCTCGCCAAGCACACCGGCCGTCCCGTGCGCTGGAACGAGACGCGCTCGGAGAACATGACCGGGATGGTCCAGGGCCGCGCGCAGCTGCAGACGGTCACCATCGGCGGCAACCGCGACGGCAAGGTCCTCGCCTACCGCCTCGACGTGCTGGCCGACGCGGGTGCCTACCCGCGCCTGGGCGCCGTCCTGCCGATGTTCACGCGGATGATGGCGCCGGGCGTCTACGACATCCCGAAGGTCGAGTCGCGGGCGCGGGTGCTGGTCACCACCACCACCTCGACCGCGGCCTACCGCGGCGCCGGGCGCCCCGAGGCCACCGCGGCCATCGAGCGCTCGATGGACATGTTCGCCGCCGAGATCGGCATGGACCCGGCCGAGGTCCGCCGCCGCAACCTGCTGCAGCCCGAGCAGTTCCCGCTCACCACCAAGGGCGGCGCGCCCTACGACAGCGGCGAGTACGAGAAGGCGCTCGACAAGGTCCTCGAGGGCGCGGGCTACAGCGAGCTGCGCGCCGAGCAGAAGCGTCGCCGCGAGGCGGGCGAGGTCGTGCAGCTGGGCATCGGCGTCTCGGTGTTCGTCGAGATCACCGGCGGCGGGGCGTTCAGCGAGGACGCCTCCGTCGAGGTCCACCCCGACGGCACCGTCACCGTGCTCACCGGCACCTCGCCGCACGGGCAGGGCCACGCCACGGCGTGGGCGATGCTCGCCAGCGAGCACCTCGGCATCGGCATCGACAAGATCACCGTGCTGCACGGCGACACCGACCTCATCCCCCGCGGCAGCGGCACGATGGGCTCGCGCAGCCTGCAGACCGGCGGCGTCGCCGTCTACCAGGCGGCAGGCGAGCTCGTCGAGCTGGCCAAGCAGCGCGCGGCCGACCTGCTGGAGGCGAACGTCGACGACCTCGAGGTCGTCGACGGCTCGGTCAACGTCCGTGGCACCGACAAGGGCGTGACGCTCGCGGCGCTGGCGGAGAAGGAGAAGCTGCAGGTCGACTCGAACTTCGACAGCGGCGCGCCCACCTTCCCGTTCGGCGCGCACGTCGCCGTCGTCGAGGTCGACGTGGAGTCCGGCAAGGCGGTGGTCGACAGGATCATCACCGTCGACGACGCCGGCCCCGTGCTCAACCCCCTGCTGTGCGAGGGGCAGCGCCACGGCGGCATCGCGCAGGGCATCTCGCAGGCCCTGCTCGAGGAGGTCGTCTACGACGCCGACGGCAACCCGCTGACGGCCACGTTCGCCGACTACGCGTTCCCGTCCGCGGCCGAGCTGCCCAGCTTCACGCTGCTCGACATGGCCACGCCGACGCACATCAACCCGCTGGGCGCCAAGGGCATCGGCGAGGCGGGCACCATCGGTGCCACGCCCGCCGTGCAGAGCGCGGTGGTCGACGCCGTCTCCCACCTCGGCGTCCGCCACATCGACATGCCGACCAGCCCCCTGCGGGTCTGGGAGGCCATCAACGCCGCTGCCCAGGAGGGCGCCAAGTGA
- a CDS encoding clostripain-related cysteine peptidase, with product MRRRLAGPIVACLLAAGCSAGPIPDDAPQGWTVLVYSIADTDLEPFLLTDLGELGEVGTSDDVAISALADRAAGYTDEPALGLGDWEGGKVLRYTDAGVEVVEELGEVNTGDPDVLRRFVADGLAAHPAQNTAVILTDHGAAWSGVGGDESAGSDVLTLAEMRDAVAGGLADAGVEKLDLLGFDACLMATYETASAFTGVADRMLASQELEPGHGWDYRVLQVLADDPATTVDALGGALIDGFDAQAKEEGTGADITLSLVDLTRMPAVEEAMTAFGGALTERVATLAPVVGAQRASTLGFGRSPDPVEDTHMADLGILAAQIGVEALDVADEADALVRALNDAVVDRVAGQAVRGATGLSIYFPPQAEYFDAAYADVPGAGPWTRFLQGFYGAGDALPADRRPRFLGDPDASFDADGLTLVGAVDPAAAAAVSEAVITYGLVDDDGGTTFLGEEPATVDDDGQVVGVYDLTQLTISDGVDTAQAYLTLTDAGDGVSSIDVPMAYYAPGAQEYQDVLLTITVDGATGDVLDETYYAYDEVLGTFGELTADPAGIIVPEVLAVGADGEQTWTATTDVGLYADLPALRYDLAPLPSGSTLYAGLTVTDFGGGTDTAATTVTVP from the coding sequence ATGCGTCGTCGTCTCGCCGGGCCGATCGTCGCCTGCCTGCTCGCCGCGGGGTGCTCGGCGGGGCCCATCCCCGACGACGCCCCGCAGGGGTGGACCGTGCTGGTCTACTCGATCGCCGACACCGACCTCGAGCCGTTCCTGCTCACCGACCTGGGCGAGCTCGGCGAGGTGGGCACGTCCGACGACGTCGCGATCTCCGCGCTGGCCGACCGCGCGGCCGGCTACACCGACGAGCCCGCGCTCGGCCTCGGCGACTGGGAGGGCGGGAAGGTCCTGCGGTACACCGACGCGGGTGTCGAGGTCGTCGAGGAGCTGGGCGAGGTCAACACCGGCGACCCCGACGTCCTGCGCCGCTTCGTCGCCGACGGGCTGGCCGCGCACCCCGCGCAGAACACCGCGGTGATCCTCACCGACCACGGCGCGGCCTGGTCGGGCGTCGGGGGCGACGAGTCGGCGGGCTCCGACGTCCTGACCCTGGCCGAGATGCGCGACGCCGTCGCCGGTGGCCTCGCCGACGCCGGCGTCGAGAAGCTCGACCTGCTCGGCTTCGACGCCTGCCTGATGGCGACCTACGAGACGGCGAGCGCGTTCACCGGGGTCGCTGACCGGATGCTCGCCTCCCAGGAGCTCGAACCCGGCCACGGCTGGGACTACCGCGTGCTGCAGGTGCTCGCCGACGACCCCGCCACCACCGTCGACGCCCTCGGCGGCGCGCTGATCGACGGCTTCGACGCCCAGGCGAAGGAGGAGGGCACCGGGGCCGACATCACGCTGTCCCTGGTCGACCTCACGCGGATGCCGGCCGTCGAGGAGGCGATGACCGCGTTCGGCGGGGCGCTCACCGAGCGGGTCGCGACGCTCGCCCCCGTCGTCGGCGCGCAGCGGGCGAGCACGCTGGGCTTCGGGCGCAGTCCCGACCCCGTCGAGGACACCCACATGGCCGACCTCGGCATCCTCGCCGCGCAGATCGGCGTCGAGGCGCTCGACGTCGCCGACGAGGCCGACGCGCTGGTCCGGGCCCTCAACGACGCCGTCGTCGACCGCGTCGCGGGGCAGGCGGTGCGCGGGGCGACCGGGCTGTCGATCTACTTCCCGCCCCAGGCCGAGTACTTCGACGCCGCCTACGCCGACGTGCCGGGCGCCGGACCGTGGACGCGGTTCCTGCAGGGCTTCTACGGCGCGGGCGACGCCCTGCCCGCCGACCGGCGGCCGCGCTTCCTCGGCGACCCCGACGCCTCCTTCGACGCCGACGGCCTCACCCTGGTCGGCGCGGTCGACCCGGCCGCCGCGGCCGCGGTGTCCGAGGCCGTCATCACCTACGGCCTCGTCGACGACGACGGCGGCACCACGTTCCTCGGCGAGGAGCCCGCGACCGTCGACGACGACGGGCAGGTGGTCGGCGTCTACGACCTCACGCAGCTGACGATCTCCGACGGCGTGGACACCGCCCAGGCCTACCTCACGCTGACCGACGCCGGGGACGGCGTGTCGAGCATCGACGTGCCGATGGCCTACTACGCCCCCGGCGCCCAGGAGTACCAGGACGTCCTGCTCACCATCACGGTCGACGGCGCCACCGGCGATGTCCTCGACGAGACCTACTACGCCTACGACGAGGTGCTCGGCACCTTCGGCGAGCTGACGGCCGACCCGGCCGGGATCATCGTGCCGGAGGTCCTCGCCGTCGGTGCCGACGGCGAGCAGACCTGGACCGCGACCACCGACGTCGGGCTCTACGCCGACCTGCCCGCCCTGCGCTACGACCTGGCCCCGCTGCCGTCCGGGTCCACGCTGTACGCCGGGCTGACCGTCACCGACTTCGGCGGCGGCACCGACACCGCCGCGACGACGGTGACGGTGCCCTGA
- a CDS encoding (2Fe-2S)-binding protein, with the protein MKVQMTVNGAETSAEVEPRLLLAHYLRDTLGLKATNVGCDTTSCGACTVLVDGESVKSCTMLAVQADEATVQTMEGLSPTSDDLHPVAAAFREEHGLQCGFCTPGMVMATVSLLAETPKPTEREVREGLEGNLCRCTGYHNIVRAVLAASGQDPDAVTGGGHAQQAPSGGLEAEPGFSTGSGA; encoded by the coding sequence GTGAAGGTCCAGATGACGGTGAACGGCGCGGAGACCAGCGCCGAGGTCGAGCCGCGGTTGCTGCTCGCCCACTACCTGCGCGACACCCTCGGGCTCAAGGCCACCAACGTCGGCTGCGACACGACCTCCTGCGGTGCGTGCACCGTGCTGGTCGACGGGGAGTCGGTGAAGTCCTGCACCATGCTCGCCGTGCAGGCCGACGAGGCGACCGTGCAGACGATGGAGGGGCTCTCGCCCACCTCCGACGACCTGCACCCGGTCGCCGCCGCGTTCCGCGAGGAGCACGGCCTGCAGTGCGGGTTCTGCACCCCCGGCATGGTGATGGCCACGGTGAGCCTGCTCGCCGAGACGCCGAAGCCCACCGAGCGCGAGGTCCGCGAGGGCCTGGAGGGCAACCTCTGCCGGTGCACCGGCTACCACAACATCGTCCGGGCGGTGCTGGCCGCGAGCGGCCAGGACCCCGACGCCGTCACCGGCGGGGGGCACGCCCAGCAGGCGCCCTCCGGCGGCCTCGAGGCGGAACCGGGCTTCTCCACCGGGAGCGGCGCATGA
- a CDS encoding sensor histidine kinase codes for MTAREIREDVLRAVLLLALGVLLLAVVPDAAVQWGGPAGSTGAAVGLLAPACSGVVLRRRRPVAGLLVTTAALVASPFVVGVTHTGMLLAFGEALYSAVLHSSRRAGRWVCAAAGAVAALLALHSLLVEGAAAAVGTVMGLGLLLAIPVWWGQEVRRHRDRADAERDRAEQERRMAELDRAAAVTAERNRMARDLHDVIAGQLSAIAIQSEAALTLPDADPEVLRRVLTQVRRGSVASLAEMRTMIGLLRADPDDEARTAPAGLDRIEALLDAGRASGLRVELDDRRPPGDLPAAVDLAAYRIVQESLTNAAKHAPGSAVRVVLRRSADELRVEVANDLVDDAADGGGTGTGLLGLAERAAAVGGRIVAGRGDRAWTVRAALPAGPPR; via the coding sequence GTGACCGCCCGGGAGATCCGCGAGGACGTGCTGCGGGCGGTGCTGCTCCTCGCGCTCGGCGTGCTCCTGCTGGCCGTCGTCCCCGACGCGGCGGTGCAGTGGGGCGGACCGGCGGGGTCGACGGGGGCGGCCGTCGGGCTGCTCGCGCCGGCCTGCTCCGGGGTCGTGCTGCGTCGCCGCCGACCGGTGGCCGGGCTGCTGGTCACGACGGCCGCGCTCGTCGCGAGCCCGTTCGTCGTGGGCGTGACGCACACCGGGATGCTGCTGGCCTTCGGCGAGGCGCTCTACAGCGCGGTCCTGCACTCGTCGCGGCGGGCGGGCCGGTGGGTGTGCGCCGCCGCGGGCGCGGTGGCGGCGCTCCTGGCGCTGCACAGCCTGCTGGTCGAGGGCGCCGCCGCGGCCGTCGGCACCGTGATGGGCCTGGGGCTGCTCCTCGCGATCCCCGTGTGGTGGGGCCAGGAGGTGCGCCGGCACCGGGACCGCGCCGACGCCGAGCGCGACCGCGCCGAGCAGGAGCGGCGGATGGCCGAGCTGGACCGCGCCGCGGCCGTCACGGCCGAGCGCAACCGGATGGCCCGCGACCTGCACGACGTCATCGCCGGGCAGCTCTCGGCCATCGCCATCCAGTCGGAGGCGGCGCTGACTCTGCCGGACGCCGACCCCGAGGTGCTGCGGCGGGTGCTCACCCAGGTGCGCCGGGGTAGCGTCGCGTCGCTGGCGGAGATGCGCACCATGATCGGGCTGCTGCGCGCCGACCCCGACGACGAGGCGCGCACCGCGCCCGCCGGGCTCGACCGGATCGAGGCGCTGCTCGACGCCGGCCGGGCGTCGGGGCTGCGGGTGGAGCTCGACGACCGCCGCCCGCCGGGCGACCTGCCGGCCGCGGTCGACCTGGCCGCCTACCGGATCGTGCAGGAGTCGCTGACCAACGCCGCCAAGCACGCCCCCGGCAGCGCGGTGCGGGTCGTGCTGCGCCGCAGCGCCGACGAGCTGCGCGTGGAGGTGGCCAACGACCTGGTCGACGACGCGGCCGACGGCGGGGGCACCGGCACCGGCCTGCTCGGGCTCGCCGAGCGCGCCGCCGCGGTCGGGGGCCGGATCGTCGCCGGGCGGGGCGACCGGGCGTGGACGGTGCGCGCCGCGCTGCCCGCCGGGCCGCCGCGATGA
- a CDS encoding DUF418 domain-containing protein, producing the protein MGYAITSLLVAHLVGRSDRVVRAWIGGVGSAFAVAVLGVTALLVTAPPTAAGPGPVGSTASWTAQVAERVTGFALYRAELLLIVPSATVLFLVGSRLPRAGVFDAGGARLRRRLAAYGLGLGVPLNAATALAGPDWVLVDRYLVPPLVALGLLGAVTELVARTRGGAVRRRLAAVGRTALSCYVLQNVLAAALCSDWGLGLAGRLADARPWWVVGLWAAISLVLLLAAPAWLRRFPRGPLELLAHRLHRGAVRV; encoded by the coding sequence ATGGGCTACGCGATCACCTCGCTGCTCGTCGCCCACCTGGTCGGGCGCAGCGACCGGGTCGTGCGCGCCTGGATCGGCGGCGTCGGCTCGGCGTTCGCGGTGGCGGTGCTCGGGGTGACGGCGCTGCTGGTCACCGCCCCGCCGACGGCCGCGGGGCCGGGTCCGGTGGGGAGCACCGCGAGCTGGACCGCCCAGGTCGCGGAGCGGGTGACCGGGTTCGCCCTCTACCGCGCCGAGCTGCTGCTGATCGTCCCGTCGGCGACGGTGCTGTTCCTGGTCGGGTCCCGGCTGCCGCGCGCAGGGGTGTTCGACGCCGGGGGCGCCCGGCTGCGTCGGCGGCTCGCCGCGTACGGGCTCGGGCTGGGCGTCCCGCTGAACGCGGCGACCGCGCTCGCCGGACCGGACTGGGTACTCGTCGACCGCTACCTCGTGCCGCCGCTGGTGGCGCTCGGGCTGCTCGGCGCGGTCACCGAGCTGGTCGCGCGCACCCGCGGCGGGGCGGTACGGCGGCGGCTCGCGGCCGTCGGGCGGACGGCGCTGTCGTGCTACGTCCTGCAGAACGTGCTCGCCGCCGCGCTGTGCTCCGACTGGGGCCTCGGTCTCGCGGGCCGCCTCGCCGACGCCCGGCCGTGGTGGGTGGTCGGGCTGTGGGCCGCGATCTCGCTGGTGCTGCTGCTGGCCGCGCCCGCGTGGCTGCGGCGGTTCCCGCGCGGACCGCTGGAGCTACTGGCGCACCGCCTGCACCGCGGGGCGGTGCGGGTCTGA
- the mftM gene encoding mycofactocin oligosaccharide methyltransferase MftM, with amino-acid sequence MTTATVPRLTMGADGRLRHRISAGELSNDLAGWIAEDLVAPGHIEASAFERTFVSVVASVDPGWTAFYRNTLDELGRGGAPGGTNAGMAPVHDRAVELAVGSVVELGCCFGFLSLQLVAAGHDVTAVDLSAGTVRLLSRVAPALDLPLHTLTGDATAVPLADASADTVFAVHLLEHLPPALAPVVVGEMLRLARRRVVVAVPYEDEPNPAWGHVRTFDAADLDALGAATGRPYRVEDHHGGWLVVDA; translated from the coding sequence ATGACCACCGCGACCGTCCCCCGGCTCACGATGGGCGCCGACGGGCGGCTGCGGCACCGGATCTCCGCGGGCGAGCTCAGCAACGACCTCGCCGGCTGGATCGCCGAGGACCTCGTCGCCCCGGGCCACATCGAGGCGTCGGCGTTCGAGCGGACGTTCGTCTCCGTCGTCGCCTCGGTCGACCCCGGCTGGACCGCGTTCTACCGCAACACCCTCGACGAGCTGGGCCGCGGCGGCGCGCCCGGCGGCACCAACGCCGGGATGGCGCCGGTGCACGACCGGGCCGTGGAGCTCGCCGTCGGCTCCGTGGTGGAGCTGGGGTGCTGCTTCGGGTTCCTGTCGCTGCAGCTCGTCGCGGCCGGGCACGACGTGACGGCCGTCGACCTGTCGGCGGGCACGGTCCGGCTGCTCTCCCGGGTCGCCCCGGCGCTCGACCTCCCGCTGCACACCCTCACCGGCGACGCCACCGCGGTGCCGCTGGCCGACGCGTCCGCCGACACCGTGTTCGCCGTCCACCTGCTGGAGCACCTGCCGCCCGCGCTCGCCCCGGTCGTCGTCGGGGAGATGCTGCGCCTGGCCCGGCGGCGCGTCGTGGTGGCCGTGCCCTACGAGGACGAGCCGAACCCGGCGTGGGGCCACGTCCGCACGTTCGACGCCGCCGACCTCGACGCGCTCGGCGCCGCCACCGGCCGCCCGTACCGGGTGGAGGACCACCACGGCGGCTGGCTCGTCGTCGACGCCTGA